The window GGCCAGTTCCTGGCGCAGCCGTTCGGCTTCAGCCTTCGCGCGGCGTTCGGCATGGCGTGAGGCCCGGAGCGCGGCACGCGTGTCACCTTGCGGCGGCTGCGTGTCCACTTGGGCCGGCGCTGGTGCCGGTGCTGCTGGGGCGGGAGCCGGTGCCGCGGCCGGCGCAGCGGCGGGTGCCGGTGCTGGGGCTGCTGCAGGTGCTGCTGCGGGGTCGGTCTGTCCTGCGTTCGGATCGTCTTGCGGGTCGGTCTGCTGGTGGTCCAGCTCACCCTCGTCCTTCAAGTCGCTCTCCAACTGCTTCAGGATCTCGCGTTCGCCGTTGTCAAATTGCGCTGTCGTCATTACCACTCCTGTCGTTTACGGTCGATCACCGAGGCTTTCGCCACCGTCCAAAAGAACAACACCCACGGCCTGGACGAGAGGACCGCGGGTGGCTGCCACTGCGTACACACCGATCCCCGTGGGACTGAATCGGCGGCTGGAAACGAAAAAGCCCACACAGGGCGGGCTCGTGAATGAGGTTGGTGAAGGCGCTACGCGATGGCTTCGTGCAGCGCCTCCTTGATCAATGCGGCGTGGTCGACGGGGTTGGCCAGGGCCGCCTCGATCTCGACCGACTTGGTTTGGTTGAGCTGCGCATCGGTGATCAGCTTCGCGGTGTTGGCGCGCGTCTCGTTGGCCTCCACGCCGGACTGCACGCGCTGCTCGATCTCGCCGGCCTGCGCGGCCGTGAGCCGGGCCTTGGCCTGCGCGCCCTGCACATTGGCCAGGCCGATCGCTTCCTGCGCCATCTGGGCCTTCTGCGCGGCGGCCATCTGCTGCTGCTCGGCCGCCTCGGCGCCGGCCTTGTCGCCTGGTACCGGCAAGCCTTCGGCCTTGCGCAGGTCGTCCGCGATCTGCTGGCGGTTGTTGAGGTTCGAGCTTTCGAGGTACGCGGGTGCCAGGATGGCCACTGCCTTCGGGTTGCCGGCCAGCGCCTGGATGATCGTGGCGAGTTGCTGCTGCTGCTGGCCACGGAAGGCCGGCGTGCTGGGCACCTCGGCCAGCGCCGTCCGGACATCGGCATCCTTCACCGTGTTCACCGGCTGGTTGGTCTGCCGGTCCCAGGCGTTCAGGACGATGATGCGGCGCGTGCGGCCTGAACCGAGCGGCACCTGCAGGTTCGGCTGCTGGTGGTCCGCGGCGATGTCTTCCTTCAAGCACTCGAAGACGGAGCGGCGCGCGAACACATAGTTGTCGTTCATCTCGCCCATCGACTGCTCGCCCTGCTCCACCAGGATGCTGTTGGCCACGCCGGACTGGACCTGAGCGCTGCCGAGCTGGCTGCCGTAGCGGCCAGCCGTGTCCTGGATCAACTGCTTCGCGTCGCCCATCACCGTGAACTGCTCGGGCTGCATGGACAGTTCGTTCTTCACGGTCAGGCCGCCGTTGGGGTTGGTGCGGGTCTTGCTCAGGACGGCCACCAGGTCAGGACGCATCACGCTCTCGGCCAGGTCGGCGATCGTGTTGTATTGCGTGGCCAGCGCATCCTCTTCGACGAAGACCTGCTTCGCCTTCAGCATCCACTGGATGCGCAGCCGACGCTCGTTGTATTCGTCCTGCGGGCTGATCATTCCGTCGATCAGGCCGTACGGGCTCTTGTCGCCGTCCTCGCGGAAGGCGAAGAAGGGGAAGTACGGGAACACCCGCTTCTTGGTGCCGATGTCGATCAGGCGGTGCGGGCCGGCAAACAGCGCCATGCGCACCTGCGACGTCACGCCCTTGGTGACCTGCACGAGGCCGCGCGAGATCGCCTCGTTGTGGCGCTGGTCCTTCGGGTCGTATTCGACCTTCTTGCCCGAGGCCAGGGTCAGCACCACGACGCTGGCGGGCACGCGGTACCAGACCTCGTACATCTTCACCTGCTTGCGCGCCGTGTCCACCCAGTCCTGCCGCGCGACGCGGAAGCGGCGTTCGCGATCGAGCGCATCGACCAGCATCTGGTCAGGCTCACCGACGAAATAGCCTTCGGCGATCAGCGAATCCCAGCCGGAGACGGCGCGCTCCAGCACGCCCTTGAACTCAGGCATGGCCGCGGTGATCTCGTCGAGGTCGATCATGCGCTTGCGCACCAGCCAGCGGCAGCCGTTCAACAGCGTGTTGCCCTTCTGGCCGTGCCAGTCCCACCAGATTTCGTTGCGATGCACGTCCTCGACGTTGTACGGGTAGGCCAGCGGGTCGGCGTTGCGGCTGACGTGCACCCAGCCGATGCCCGTCTTCACCATCGACGCATAGGCGTTCGACACCGCCATGTGCGCCGATGTCTCGCGCTCGGCTTCCTTGAGCTTGGCGCCGATCACCTCGGCGACGTCGGTGTAGCTGTCGTCGTCGGCCTGCACGCTCACGTCGGTGCGGCTCTTCGCCTCCTGGCCGAGGACGGAGTTGATCACCGGCCGGATCAGGTTCGTGGCGCGCAGGTCCAGGCCTTCGGCGATGCACTGTTGCTCCTGCTTCGGGCTGAGTTGCTTGCCGTCGTAGTAGGCGGCGCACAGGTCGGCGCGGTCGCGCCAGAGCGGCTGGCCGCCGCAGTCGTGCAGCATGCGCTCCAGGGCGTACAGGCTGTAACCGCCGCTCGCCGAGTCGCGCGACGTGTCGCCCGCCCGGTCGTCGTATGGCTTCAATGGGGTCATCGGTTACCTCTCAGGCGTCGGAATTTGGCGGCGTCCGCGGCCGTGTTGGGGTTGTGCACGGTCAGCGCGGCAACGCCTTCGCCGCCGCCCAACATCAGGTACTGGCCGGCTTCGCAAGGGTGGCTCGACGCGTTCTTCACTGGCACGTCCATGTAGCGCTCGTCGCCGCTGACCTTCATGCGGCGGAATTTGTAGTCGCCCTGCATGCCCTTGCGGCTGACCTTGCAGTCGGGGTGCAGCAGGAACCCGGGTTGGCCGTCGATCATTCGGCGCATCGGTGCGTTCACGGCTTCGGTGCGCGTCGCGAACACGTTGGTGTGGGCCGGAACCGCAGGGATGCCGTTCGCCTCCAGCAGTTGGAACACCGTGCGTTCTTCCTTGTCGCCGGCCTGGCGCTGGTCACCAGCAGGATCGCCAGTGATCGAGACGATGGGGAAACCGTGGCACTTCTCGTTGAGGAAACGCTTCAGCTCGAGCGCGAACCGGATCACGCCGGTGTCGGTGGTCACCAGCTCGTAGCGGATGCGCCATTGACCGTTGGGCAGGTGCTGCCCGATCCAGGCCGCCGGCGTCAGGCCGAAGTCCAGGCCGATGTGCAGGCCCAGATTCGGCACCAGCTCGAATTCCTTGCAGTGCGTGCTGTCGCGGTAGTCGGGGTACACCGGCTTGCCGTCGGCGACGAAGCCGTATTCGTTGGCCAGGTTGACCAGGATCCAGGCCTCGGTCTTGCCCTGCGCACCGTTGATGTAGTAGTTGAGCGGCAGGTTCTTGACGTTCTCGGCGAGCGGGTTGGGCTCCCAGGCCGCATCCTTGTTCTTGCGCGTCAGGCCGCCGGGCTGCTTCAGGAACACCCAGCCTTCAGGCCTCACCTCCTCGGCCAGCCGGTAATACCAGTGGTCGTTGTCCGGCGCGTTGGTATCGCCGAACATGCCGTACCAGGTCGGCGGCACAGCTTGCGGGAAGCGGCCGACGCGCAAGTCCATCATCTCCAGCACGGCGAACACC of the Rhodoferax koreense genome contains:
- a CDS encoding TerL, with the protein product MTPQIEYTYVPQGPTLEQYILSTAQRTFICGPLGSSKTNASCWKSFRVMLGQAPDSTGARKTRILAVRNTYSDLFSTTIKDWLEMFEGLGKFNRGGLEPPTHHVSFDLPDGTFVDAEMIFLALDRPDHIKKLRGMQLTAAWLNEVKELVFAVLEMMDLRVGRFPQAVPPTWYGMFGDTNAPDNDHWYYRLAEEVRPEGWVFLKQPGGLTRKNKDAAWEPNPLAENVKNLPLNYYINGAQGKTEAWILVNLANEYGFVADGKPVYPDYRDSTHCKEFELVPNLGLHIGLDFGLTPAAWIGQHLPNGQWRIRYELVTTDTGVIRFALELKRFLNEKCHGFPIVSITGDPAGDQRQAGDKEERTVFQLLEANGIPAVPAHTNVFATRTEAVNAPMRRMIDGQPGFLLHPDCKVSRKGMQGDYKFRRMKVSGDERYMDVPVKNASSHPCEAGQYLMLGGGEGVAALTVHNPNTAADAAKFRRLRGNR